The proteins below are encoded in one region of bacterium:
- a CDS encoding CDP-alcohol phosphatidyltransferase family protein, with translation MDSIKLKVRKLLSPVAKGLSGLSPDFLTIIGFIITCISGVYYSNGTFWIAGIILLVGGIFDMLDGEVARITNKVSKAGAFLDSCLDRVSDFVILFGMFLWYMKGNDISTCIITILTIGSSSIVPYARARAESLGQECKGGLADRGIRIPIIIIGSFFGPAIFIYFLWFLMITTILTAIYRIVWTRGKLLKK, from the coding sequence ATGGATTCAATAAAATTAAAAGTACGTAAACTTTTATCTCCCGTTGCCAAAGGCTTATCCGGATTAAGCCCTGATTTTCTAACAATCATCGGCTTCATCATAACCTGTATATCCGGCGTTTATTACAGCAACGGAACTTTCTGGATAGCAGGTATTATTTTACTCGTAGGCGGGATATTTGATATGCTTGACGGGGAAGTTGCTCGAATCACAAACAAAGTCTCTAAAGCCGGAGCATTTCTTGATTCCTGTCTTGACAGGGTGTCGGATTTCGTAATCTTGTTCGGGATGTTCTTGTGGTATATGAAAGGGAATGATATATCAACATGCATTATAACAATCTTAACCATTGGAAGTTCATCTATAGTGCCTTATGCAAGGGCAAGAGCAGAAAGTCTTGGACAAGAGTGTAAAGGAGGACTCGCCGATAGAGGTATTAGAATTCCGATAATCATAATTGGCAGCTTCTTCGGACCGGCAATATTTATTTATTTCCTGTGGTTTTTGATGATTACGACAATCTTGACGGCAATTTACAGAATCGTATGGACAAGAGGAAAGTTGTTAAAAAAGTAA
- the kdpA gene encoding potassium-transporting ATPase subunit KdpA: protein MLLFQIVVFLFFLTLFSVVMGEYMVKVFNGQKTILSPILNPAEKIIYKFLGVNPDNETDWKTYLLALILFNVIGILVLFLLQRIQYLLPFNPQKFGAVRWDTALNTAISFVTNTNWQAYGGESTMSYFTQMFGLTVQNFLSAATGIAVGVALIRGFVKQSINKIGNFWVDMTRSILYLLLPLAIIFSIVLVCNGVIQNFNPYTKAKTLQGQEQVIAQGPVASQEAIKILGTNGGGFFNASSSHPYENPTPFTDFLEILGFMIIAGGFPFMFGAMIKNRKQGWVIFASIMIVYLLGLSIAVYAELHGNPLLAKLGVKNGMNMEGKEVRFGELASVVFAHSTTSTSCGAVNSMHDSFMPLTGLVLIFNIAIGEVIFGGVGVGFVGLIFYAILTMFLVGLMIGRTPELFGKKLEPFEVIMAITGLVVPSIIQLCFSAIAISTKAGISSLNNLGPHGLSEIVYAFASGAGNNGSAFAGLNANTPFYNLTLAFSMFVCRFTTIIPALAIAGSIINKKFVPESIRFPTVSVLFVIMLVSVILIVGALTFFPVLALGPFLEHISIIAGKVF, encoded by the coding sequence ATGTTGTTATTTCAAATAGTAGTATTCCTATTTTTTCTAACACTATTTTCCGTTGTAATGGGCGAGTATATGGTAAAGGTTTTCAATGGTCAGAAAACCATACTATCACCTATTTTAAACCCGGCAGAAAAAATTATATATAAATTTTTAGGTGTTAACCCGGATAATGAAACAGACTGGAAAACTTATTTACTTGCTCTTATCCTTTTTAACGTAATCGGAATATTAGTACTTTTCCTGCTTCAGCGTATTCAGTATTTACTTCCATTTAATCCTCAGAAGTTTGGCGCAGTAAGATGGGATACTGCTTTAAATACTGCCATATCATTCGTTACAAACACAAACTGGCAGGCTTACGGCGGCGAATCAACGATGAGTTATTTCACACAAATGTTTGGGCTTACCGTGCAGAATTTCCTCTCTGCTGCAACAGGCATAGCAGTCGGGGTAGCTTTAATAAGAGGTTTTGTCAAACAATCCATAAATAAAATAGGGAATTTCTGGGTTGATATGACCCGTTCCATACTTTATCTTTTACTGCCTTTAGCAATAATATTTTCAATAGTACTTGTTTGTAACGGAGTAATTCAAAACTTTAATCCGTACACCAAAGCAAAAACTTTACAGGGACAGGAACAGGTTATCGCCCAGGGACCTGTAGCATCACAGGAAGCGATTAAAATATTAGGAACTAACGGTGGTGGTTTTTTTAATGCAAGCTCATCGCATCCTTACGAGAACCCTACGCCTTTTACCGATTTTCTGGAAATACTTGGATTTATGATAATAGCCGGAGGGTTTCCTTTTATGTTCGGGGCAATGATAAAAAACAGGAAACAGGGGTGGGTTATATTTGCTTCAATAATGATAGTATATCTGCTTGGTTTGAGCATAGCAGTATACGCTGAACTTCACGGCAATCCTTTGCTCGCAAAACTTGGTGTAAAAAACGGAATGAATATGGAAGGGAAAGAAGTCAGATTCGGAGAGTTAGCTTCGGTAGTTTTTGCTCATTCAACGACTTCTACTTCTTGCGGGGCAGTTAATTCAATGCACGACAGTTTTATGCCGTTAACAGGACTTGTACTTATATTTAATATCGCTATCGGTGAAGTGATTTTCGGAGGTGTAGGCGTCGGCTTTGTGGGGTTAATATTTTATGCAATACTCACAATGTTTCTCGTAGGTCTTATGATTGGACGAACACCTGAACTGTTCGGGAAAAAGCTTGAACCGTTTGAAGTAATAATGGCAATTACCGGATTAGTAGTTCCTTCAATCATACAACTCTGTTTTTCGGCAATAGCGATTTCAACGAAAGCAGGCATTTCAAGCCTTAATAATCTCGGTCCTCACGGTCTCTCGGAAATAGTTTACGCATTTGCTTCGGGCGCAGGCAATAACGGGTCTGCATTTGCAGGATTGAATGCCAACACCCCGTTTTATAATCTTACATTGGCCTTTTCAATGTTTGTTTGCAGGTTTACGACAATAATACCGGCTCTGGCAATTGCCGGTTCAATAATAAATAAGAAGTTTGTTCCGGAGAGTATACGGTTTCCTACGGTAAGCGTTTTGTTTGTAATTATGCTTGTAAGCGTGATACTTATTGTGGGAGCTTTGACCTTTTTTCCGGTGTTGGCATTAGGACCATTTCTGGAACATATATCCATTATTGCCGGGAAAGTTTTTTAA